In Acinetobacter piscicola, a single window of DNA contains:
- a CDS encoding rhodanese-related sulfurtransferase: MNATVEQLAPVEQQATTGWVVAALYQFKEVQDPADLQQRLLDLVKTINLCGTLIVAGEGINGTVAGDRQAIDVIHQFLLDNGFNAMEYKESHSDDKPFRKMKVKLKKEIVTLGVEVKPRDLVGHYLDPKEWNELIARDDVILVDTRNDYEYKAGTFKGAVDPKTETFREFPDYVKKELAQHKDKKIAMFCTGGIRCEKSTSLLLQEGFNEVYHLKGGILKYLEETPAEESMWEGECFVFDGRTAVTHGVEEGTNIKCHACGWPLTPEEVALPSYEHGVSCVYCIEKTSEKQKEGFRMRQSQIVAAKRKRL, encoded by the coding sequence ATGAACGCTACTGTAGAACAGCTTGCACCTGTAGAACAGCAAGCGACCACTGGTTGGGTTGTTGCAGCACTTTATCAATTCAAAGAAGTTCAAGATCCTGCCGATCTTCAACAACGTCTTTTAGACTTGGTAAAAACCATCAACTTATGCGGTACTCTAATTGTTGCAGGTGAAGGAATCAACGGTACTGTTGCAGGTGATCGTCAAGCAATTGATGTTATTCATCAATTTCTTTTAGACAATGGTTTTAATGCTATGGAATACAAAGAATCTCATAGTGACGATAAACCATTCCGTAAAATGAAAGTTAAACTCAAAAAAGAAATCGTAACTTTGGGCGTAGAAGTGAAACCACGTGACTTGGTTGGACATTATCTCGATCCAAAAGAGTGGAATGAACTCATTGCACGTGATGATGTGATCTTAGTTGATACACGTAATGACTATGAATATAAAGCAGGCACATTCAAAGGCGCAGTTGATCCTAAAACTGAAACTTTCCGTGAATTTCCTGACTACGTTAAAAAGGAATTAGCGCAACACAAAGATAAAAAAATTGCCATGTTCTGTACAGGTGGTATTCGCTGTGAAAAATCAACGTCATTACTTTTACAAGAAGGTTTTAACGAGGTTTATCATCTTAAAGGTGGCATTTTAAAATACCTAGAAGAAACCCCTGCTGAAGAAAGTATGTGGGAAGGTGAATGCTTCGTTTTTGATGGTCGTACTGCAGTTACACATGGCGTTGAAGAAGGCACCAATATTAAATGTCATGCTTGCGGTTGGCCGTTAACCCCAGAAGAAGTTGCTTTACCAAGTTATGAGCACGGCGTATCTTGTGTGTACTGTATTGAAAAAACTTCTGAAAAACAAAAAGAAGGTTTCCGTATGCGCCAATCACAAATCGTAGCAGCAAAACGTAAACGCTTATAA
- a CDS encoding carbonic anhydrase — MKKVLFGLCIFPLSTTMLYAGQGNDWGYDTNNAPEKWASLSEKYHACSGLNQSPIDIKNTTSAKLEPLTFNYTTSAKSIVNNGHTVQVDFNAGNSLTLDGQEFVLKQFHLHSPSENKINGVSYPMEMHLVHANAQGELAVVAVMYQKGQENASLAHTWKNLPKQAGQMLNLEETEKAANFLPKKLDYYRFNGSLTTPPCTEGVRWIVLKDIQTASEAQFDEFNQLLSHPNNRPVQPVNARVVLE; from the coding sequence GTGAAAAAAGTATTATTTGGTCTATGTATTTTTCCTTTGTCGACAACGATGCTCTATGCAGGTCAAGGAAATGACTGGGGATATGATACAAACAATGCACCTGAAAAATGGGCGAGTTTAAGTGAAAAGTATCATGCTTGTTCAGGTTTAAATCAGTCGCCAATTGATATTAAAAATACCACATCAGCTAAACTTGAACCTTTAACTTTTAACTACACGACAAGTGCAAAATCGATCGTAAATAATGGACATACTGTTCAGGTCGATTTTAATGCAGGAAATAGTTTGACTTTAGATGGTCAAGAATTTGTTTTAAAACAATTCCATTTACATAGTCCTAGTGAAAATAAAATCAATGGTGTGAGCTATCCAATGGAAATGCATTTGGTTCATGCTAATGCACAGGGTGAGCTAGCAGTGGTTGCAGTGATGTATCAAAAAGGGCAAGAGAATGCAAGTTTAGCGCACACGTGGAAAAATTTACCGAAGCAAGCAGGGCAGATGCTTAACTTAGAAGAAACTGAAAAAGCTGCAAATTTTTTGCCTAAAAAACTAGATTATTACCGTTTTAATGGCTCTTTAACGACACCACCATGTACAGAAGGGGTGCGTTGGATTGTATTAAAAGATATTCAAACTGCATCTGAGGCACAGTTTGATGAATTTAATCAACTGTTAAGTCATCCAAACAATCGTCCTGTACAGCCTGTGAATGCACGCGTTGTTTTAGAATAA
- a CDS encoding Bax inhibitor-1 family protein, translating to MPIYIAQIYFLSAALTTLAIFAGVSTYVFFSKRDFSFLAASLNIGFWILLVGGILTLFFHISILSLFLGFFGSAVFIGWILYDTSQILIRAEQFGYDARFGAFDLFMDIIGLFSYIRSLF from the coding sequence TTGCCCATTTATATAGCCCAAATTTATTTTTTAAGTGCTGCGTTAACGACATTAGCAATTTTTGCAGGTGTCAGTACTTATGTATTTTTTAGCAAACGTGATTTCTCATTTTTGGCAGCGAGTCTGAATATTGGTTTTTGGATTTTACTGGTTGGGGGAATCTTAACGTTATTTTTCCATATCAGCATCTTATCTTTATTTTTAGGATTTTTTGGCTCAGCAGTCTTTATTGGATGGATCTTATATGACACCAGTCAAATTCTAATTCGCGCTGAACAATTTGGTTATGATGCACGTTTCGGAGCATTTGATTTATTTATGGATATCATTGGCTTATTCAGCTATATACGCAGCCTATTTTAG
- the ribB gene encoding 3,4-dihydroxy-2-butanone-4-phosphate synthase — protein sequence MSSLIQPEIFFSALSPAEQRIEQALEDMRQGKPVLVMDDFDRENEADLIVAAETLNVETMARMIRDGSGIVCLTLTSELADHLALAPMVQDNSSHFKTAFTVTIEAAEGVTTGVSAKDRVTTIQAAIKDGAVASDLNRPGHVFPLRGRDGGVLIRRGHTEGSIDLARMAGLKPAGVLCEVTNPDGTMASGIQVLAYAQTHHLTLITIDEIAQYRLAHGV from the coding sequence ATGTCTAGTTTAATCCAACCCGAAATTTTCTTTTCAGCACTTTCTCCTGCTGAGCAACGTATAGAACAAGCTTTAGAAGATATGCGTCAAGGCAAACCTGTCTTGGTCATGGACGATTTTGATCGTGAAAATGAAGCAGATTTGATTGTTGCAGCCGAAACATTAAATGTTGAAACCATGGCACGTATGATTCGTGATGGTTCTGGGATTGTCTGTCTGACACTCACTTCTGAACTTGCCGACCATTTAGCATTAGCCCCTATGGTTCAGGACAATTCAAGTCATTTTAAAACTGCATTTACAGTCACCATTGAGGCAGCTGAAGGCGTGACTACAGGCGTTTCAGCCAAAGATCGCGTCACAACCATTCAAGCCGCTATCAAGGATGGTGCTGTAGCCAGTGATTTAAATCGTCCCGGACATGTGTTTCCTTTACGTGGTCGTGATGGTGGTGTGCTTATACGTCGTGGACATACAGAAGGTTCTATTGATTTAGCACGTATGGCAGGCTTAAAACCTGCGGGCGTATTGTGTGAAGTCACCAATCCTGATGGTACGATGGCTTCAGGTATCCAAGTTTTAGCATATGCACAAACCCATCATTTAACACTCATTACCATTGATGAAATTGCACAATATCGTTTAGCGCATGGTGTTTAA
- a CDS encoding transposase yields MECLEGKLPLIYIDESGFQSESTRTHSYSLQGTRAEGEFNWQLKNCSNAIGAIIENRLLTVGVFNCSVNTEVFECWIEQDLLPKLKESSVLIMDNATFHKGKRLQELIRCAGHYIVWLPKYSPDLNPIENMWSRVKAIRTKFRVKDIDKLFKDYCNDLFGI; encoded by the coding sequence ATAGAGTGTTTAGAAGGGAAATTGCCTCTGATTTACATAGATGAAAGTGGTTTTCAAAGTGAAAGTACCAGAACTCATAGTTATAGCCTTCAAGGAACACGTGCTGAAGGTGAATTTAACTGGCAGTTGAAGAATTGCAGTAATGCGATCGGTGCAATTATCGAAAATAGATTGTTGACAGTTGGTGTGTTTAATTGTTCTGTGAATACAGAAGTATTTGAATGTTGGATTGAACAGGATTTATTACCTAAGTTGAAAGAAAGCAGTGTTTTGATTATGGACAATGCGACCTTTCACAAAGGGAAAAGACTTCAGGAGTTGATACGTTGTGCAGGCCATTACATTGTGTGGCTTCCTAAATATAGTCCAGATTTAAATCCAATAGAAAATATGTGGTCACGAGTCAAGGCGATTCGAACTAAGTTTAGAGTTAAAGATATTGATAAATTATTTAAAGATTACTGTAATGATTTATTTGGTATTTAG
- a CDS encoding DedA family protein, giving the protein MTEWIISIMEQLSYFGIALLMFLDNVFPPIPSEIIMPSAGLAASQGKLILTGVIIAGSLGSLLAAALLYWLGHKISQQTLFKWVDRYGKYLFIKSTDVEKSLDWFEQYGHRIVFFGRMIPAVRSLISIPAGMSGMPFWKFMLYSGLGTVIWTTFLACVGFYFGENQALMQQIFHQVSYFIMAIVIVVILWILYRRHQRKTRHQSQR; this is encoded by the coding sequence ATGACTGAATGGATTATTTCCATCATGGAGCAATTGAGCTATTTCGGCATTGCTCTACTTATGTTTTTAGACAATGTCTTCCCACCTATTCCATCTGAAATTATTATGCCTTCTGCAGGACTCGCTGCCTCTCAAGGCAAACTGATTCTGACAGGTGTAATCATTGCAGGAAGCCTTGGCTCTTTGCTTGCTGCTGCATTGCTGTACTGGCTCGGACACAAAATCTCACAGCAAACCTTATTTAAATGGGTCGATCGTTACGGCAAATATCTTTTTATTAAGTCAACCGATGTGGAAAAATCTTTGGATTGGTTTGAACAATATGGACATCGTATTGTATTTTTTGGTCGTATGATTCCTGCGGTACGTTCACTGATCAGCATCCCTGCGGGTATGAGTGGCATGCCATTTTGGAAATTTATGCTGTATAGCGGATTAGGAACCGTGATTTGGACAACCTTTTTGGCTTGTGTCGGTTTTTATTTCGGTGAAAATCAAGCCTTGATGCAGCAAATCTTTCATCAAGTGAGCTATTTTATTATGGCAATCGTGATTGTCGTCATCCTTTGGATCCTCTATCGTAGACATCAACGTAAGACTCGACATCAATCTCAAAGATAA
- a CDS encoding ABZJ_00895 family protein, whose protein sequence is MPHYYLHFAKVYAVALILLMLILIFIFPLGYISLFPTLVIAAFINAHYYFKREQRLASSDEKIQLIWGLSAVAIVIGSFFTFFLVLMNPQAEQILKSADQAGLALSAVIMLCMVAVHAAVFFTVYTISAKLFLKTTH, encoded by the coding sequence ATGCCGCATTATTATCTTCATTTTGCCAAAGTCTATGCTGTTGCATTAATTCTATTAATGTTGATTCTTATTTTTATTTTCCCACTCGGCTATATTTCTCTCTTTCCAACCTTGGTCATAGCAGCATTCATCAATGCACATTATTATTTTAAACGTGAACAACGCTTAGCTTCATCTGATGAAAAAATCCAACTGATTTGGGGACTTAGTGCGGTTGCAATTGTCATTGGTAGTTTTTTCACGTTCTTTTTAGTCTTAATGAACCCTCAAGCAGAACAAATTTTAAAATCTGCAGATCAAGCAGGTCTAGCACTCTCTGCTGTTATTATGCTCTGTATGGTGGCAGTACATGCTGCGGTATTTTTTACAGTGTATACCATTTCGGCAAAATTATTTTTAAAGACGACTCACTAA
- a CDS encoding LysE family translocator produces MIATPGPVMLLVASAGLKGGYKKALHTIVGTNSASLLLIAISVLILKGFFNIASHWFNLIKILGCLYIAYLGIQIVREVLSQSQQDQEISRQVQGGFQQGFLVGISNPKDIIFFASFFPQFTHVTSTLDQSLVVLTLTWIILDFATLSVVYLGFNALSKSKLYSKILLGCGAILIAVALYGIYSIWF; encoded by the coding sequence ATGATTGCAACGCCTGGACCTGTGATGCTTTTGGTGGCAAGTGCAGGTTTAAAAGGTGGGTATAAAAAAGCATTACATACGATTGTGGGAACAAATTCAGCTTCTTTGTTACTTATCGCGATTTCTGTTTTGATTTTAAAAGGCTTTTTTAATATTGCCAGTCATTGGTTTAATTTGATCAAAATTTTGGGTTGCTTATATATTGCTTATTTGGGCATACAAATCGTACGAGAGGTATTAAGCCAAAGCCAGCAAGACCAAGAGATTTCGCGCCAAGTACAAGGGGGTTTTCAACAAGGTTTTCTTGTGGGAATTTCCAATCCTAAAGATATTATTTTCTTTGCATCTTTTTTTCCTCAATTTACGCATGTGACATCCACCTTAGATCAGAGCTTAGTTGTGTTGACTTTAACGTGGATTATCTTAGATTTTGCGACTTTATCGGTGGTTTATTTAGGTTTTAATGCATTATCTAAGTCTAAGCTTTACTCTAAAATTTTACTGGGCTGTGGTGCAATTTTGATTGCAGTTGCGTTATATGGCATTTATTCAATTTGGTTTTGA
- a CDS encoding IS630 transposase-related protein — MGYSKDFKDKVIEIMIRDEMSVRKAAQHFNICIQTIQNWKKSTTNKPIPGRPAKISREQILKDVEQYPDDYQYERAERLGVSTHAVFNALHAAGISRKKRR, encoded by the coding sequence ATGGGATATTCAAAAGATTTTAAAGACAAAGTCATAGAAATTATGATTCGAGATGAAATGTCTGTGCGAAAAGCAGCACAGCATTTTAACATCTGTATACAAACGATTCAGAACTGGAAAAAGTCCACTACAAACAAACCTATTCCTGGCCGTCCAGCTAAAATTAGCAGAGAGCAAATATTGAAGGATGTTGAACAATATCCTGATGATTATCAGTATGAGCGAGCTGAACGTTTAGGAGTAAGCACTCATGCGGTATTTAATGCATTACATGCCGCAGGAATATCGCGTAAAAAAAGACGTTAA
- a CDS encoding DUF1289 domain-containing protein yields MSNKSRIPTLTPCAGRCSTVFGDSVCRGCRRFNHEVIQWNTYTAEQRLAVWKRLDAQLDQILVPMLPFAQLQHVEGFILSKRVRVLDGASKGRKLYHALKICEKNRSLADESGLGIGAKQVKPLWDEFERRVLALATASYDLAWLRADGIRHNLLKIMEEDEELHSL; encoded by the coding sequence TTGAGTAATAAAAGTCGAATCCCAACATTAACCCCGTGTGCAGGACGCTGTTCAACGGTTTTTGGTGATTCGGTTTGTCGTGGTTGTCGCCGTTTTAATCATGAAGTGATCCAATGGAATACCTATACCGCAGAACAGCGTTTGGCTGTTTGGAAGCGTTTGGATGCACAACTTGATCAAATTTTAGTCCCGATGTTGCCTTTTGCTCAGCTACAACATGTTGAAGGTTTTATTTTAAGTAAACGTGTCCGTGTGTTAGATGGAGCTTCAAAAGGGCGTAAACTTTACCATGCATTAAAAATTTGTGAAAAAAATCGTTCACTTGCAGATGAAAGTGGCTTAGGTATTGGGGCTAAACAAGTCAAACCTTTATGGGATGAGTTTGAACGCCGTGTTTTGGCATTGGCAACGGCGAGTTATGATTTGGCATGGTTGCGTGCAGATGGTATTCGCCATAATTTATTGAAAATCATGGAAGAGGATGAAGAATTACATTCTTTATAA